The following proteins are encoded in a genomic region of Spirosoma sp. SC4-14:
- a CDS encoding helix-turn-helix domain-containing protein — protein sequence MSTVDGIEEPVFSAWGPKPASAHECNQSLQAVQDALYVLNGKWKLPIIIALDNGASRFGEIQRAVNGITPRVLSKELKDLEMNEFIVRRVYPTTPVSIEYELTDYSATLQGVTEALRNWGIQHRERILKRN from the coding sequence ATGAGCACTGTCGATGGTATTGAAGAGCCTGTTTTTTCGGCCTGGGGACCCAAACCGGCTTCGGCTCACGAGTGCAATCAGAGCCTGCAAGCGGTTCAGGATGCGTTATATGTGCTGAATGGCAAATGGAAACTTCCCATAATTATTGCCTTGGACAATGGAGCCAGCCGGTTCGGTGAGATTCAGCGAGCCGTTAACGGTATTACGCCACGGGTGCTGAGTAAAGAGCTTAAGGATCTGGAAATGAATGAGTTTATTGTTCGGCGCGTATACCCAACCACACCTGTTTCCATCGAGTATGAATTGACCGATTATAGCGCGACCTTACAGGGTGTTACTGAGGCTCTGCGAAACTGGGGTATACAACATCGGGAGCGCATCCTGAAGCGAAACTAG
- a CDS encoding FKBP-type peptidyl-prolyl cis-trans isomerase produces the protein MMERIKLNLGIALAFVFVLAGCQSRGPCESAPVTEKAPQGEIDQLKQFIESNKIDAKADERGFYYSIQKPGSGAKPTVCSEVSVNYRGELTNGSSFDSGNDVRFGLNQLIVGWQEGIPLIAPGGSITLYLPPSLAYGSMEQPGIPANSILVFKIDLLKAN, from the coding sequence ATGATGGAACGAATAAAACTAAATCTGGGAATCGCATTGGCTTTCGTTTTCGTGCTGGCCGGTTGCCAGTCGCGGGGCCCCTGCGAGTCGGCACCCGTTACCGAAAAAGCTCCCCAGGGCGAAATTGACCAGCTAAAACAGTTTATCGAGTCGAACAAAATTGATGCTAAAGCCGATGAGCGTGGTTTTTATTACTCCATTCAGAAACCCGGCTCCGGAGCTAAACCAACTGTTTGTTCAGAAGTAAGTGTAAACTACAGGGGCGAGCTAACCAATGGCTCCAGTTTTGATTCTGGCAACGATGTTCGTTTTGGACTAAATCAGCTTATTGTAGGCTGGCAGGAAGGCATACCGCTCATTGCTCCCGGCGGCAGCATTACGCTCTATTTACCGCCAAGTCTGGCCTACGGCTCCATGGAGCAACCCGGCATTCCGGCCAATTCCATTCTGGTCTTTAAAATAGATCTGCTCAAAGCAAACTAA
- a CDS encoding CopD family protein, translating into MAFYYSKALHIIFVVTWFAGLFYIPRLFIYATEARQEAEPGRRVLLNQLLLMQRRLWYGITWPSAIITLLLGLNTWYNYGSTPDWLVYKLVLVAGLYAYHGLCHALFRQEQRGEFRYTSNQLRIWNEVATLFLFAIVFLVVLKDALNMLWGLLGLLALMIILMLAIRLYKRIRNG; encoded by the coding sequence ATGGCATTTTATTACAGCAAAGCGCTTCATATTATTTTCGTCGTGACCTGGTTTGCAGGTCTGTTTTATATTCCCCGGCTCTTTATTTATGCTACCGAGGCCCGGCAGGAAGCAGAACCGGGTCGACGTGTTCTTCTGAATCAATTGCTGCTTATGCAACGCCGGTTGTGGTACGGCATCACCTGGCCATCGGCAATTATCACCCTGCTACTGGGATTGAATACCTGGTATAACTACGGTTCTACTCCTGACTGGCTGGTGTATAAGCTCGTTCTGGTTGCCGGGCTCTATGCTTACCACGGGTTGTGTCATGCCCTTTTTCGGCAGGAACAGCGGGGCGAATTTCGGTACACATCCAATCAACTGCGTATCTGGAACGAAGTAGCTACCCTCTTCCTGTTTGCCATTGTGTTTCTGGTAGTATTGAAAGACGCCCTGAATATGCTATGGGGCCTGCTTGGGCTGCTGGCGCTGATGATTATATTGATGCTGGCCATTCGCCTGTATAAGCGCATTCGGAATGGGTAA
- a CDS encoding MFS transporter yields MNKPIGSYRWTIVALLFFATTINYLDRQVVGLLKPTLEKEFNWSELDYSRIVQVFSAAYAVGLLLFGRFIDRIGTKLGYTIAIIFWSIAAMGHAMASSTLGFIFARIGLGLGEAGNFPAAIKTVAEWFPKKERALATGIFNSGANIGAVIAPIVVPWILGVYGWEMAFIATGAVGFIWLIFWYFSYEIPSKQARLSKEEYDYIHSDNEHTPDEVADHGESVSWAKLLSYRQTWAFVFGKMLTDPIWWFFLFWLQDYFSTTFNLDTKKPNMYLAVLYTLVSIGSIGGGYLSSWLIGRGWSVWKARKTSMLVFAVLVVPVIAVRFGPGIWGAVALIGLAGAAHQAWSANIFTTASDMFPKRTVSSIVGIGSMAGSVGGIIFPEIVGRILDSYKQAGNLQGGYGIIFLMCGSAYLLAWLVMHLFTPKMQPVNLEAQQNEPVA; encoded by the coding sequence ATGAATAAACCCATTGGAAGTTACCGTTGGACCATCGTAGCACTGTTGTTTTTTGCTACAACCATCAACTACCTCGATCGACAGGTTGTGGGCCTGTTGAAACCGACCCTGGAAAAGGAGTTTAACTGGTCGGAACTTGACTACAGCCGAATTGTACAGGTTTTCTCTGCTGCTTATGCCGTTGGCCTGTTATTATTTGGTCGGTTCATTGATCGGATTGGAACGAAGCTAGGCTACACCATTGCCATTATTTTCTGGAGCATAGCGGCTATGGGGCACGCCATGGCCAGCAGCACCCTCGGCTTTATTTTTGCCCGAATTGGCCTGGGCCTGGGCGAAGCAGGCAATTTTCCGGCTGCCATCAAGACCGTAGCCGAATGGTTTCCAAAGAAAGAACGGGCACTGGCAACTGGTATTTTTAATTCAGGAGCGAACATAGGGGCCGTTATTGCTCCTATTGTGGTGCCCTGGATTCTGGGGGTTTACGGTTGGGAAATGGCCTTCATTGCTACAGGTGCCGTAGGGTTTATCTGGCTGATTTTCTGGTATTTCAGCTACGAAATCCCCTCAAAGCAGGCTCGCTTGTCGAAAGAAGAGTACGACTACATTCACAGTGATAACGAACATACGCCCGACGAAGTGGCCGATCATGGAGAATCGGTTTCCTGGGCGAAACTATTGAGCTATCGGCAAACGTGGGCGTTTGTTTTTGGCAAAATGCTTACCGATCCTATCTGGTGGTTTTTTCTGTTCTGGCTACAGGATTATTTCTCGACTACTTTCAATCTCGATACCAAAAAACCAAATATGTATCTGGCGGTGCTCTATACGCTGGTAAGTATTGGAAGTATTGGTGGCGGCTACCTGTCGTCCTGGCTGATTGGACGGGGATGGAGTGTCTGGAAAGCGCGTAAAACATCAATGCTTGTTTTTGCGGTACTGGTTGTGCCCGTTATTGCGGTTCGTTTTGGTCCGGGAATCTGGGGAGCAGTGGCCCTGATTGGTCTGGCAGGAGCTGCCCATCAGGCCTGGAGTGCCAATATTTTCACGACAGCTTCGGATATGTTTCCCAAGCGGACCGTTAGTTCGATTGTCGGTATTGGCAGCATGGCAGGTTCTGTTGGAGGAATCATTTTCCCGGAAATAGTTGGCCGCATACTGGATAGCTACAAACAGGCCGGAAACCTACAGGGCGGCTATGGCATCATCTTCCTGATGTGCGGTTCTGCTTATCTGCTGGCCTGGCTGGTTATGCACCTGTTCACCCCTAAAATGCAGCCCGTTAATCTGGAAGCGCAGCAAAACGAGCCTGTTGCTTAA
- the uxaC gene encoding glucuronate isomerase: protein MKKPFLNDDFLLQTETARQLYHEFAKSMPIIDYHCHLPPDQIAENRQFNNLTHIWLYGDHYKWRAMRSNGVDESFCTGNQSDFAKFQKWAETVPYTVRNPLYHWTHLELQRYFGINEILNGNSARRIYDICSEQLQTPEFSVRNLLRRMNVETVCTTDDPVDSLEYHQQLLNERMAGGSFEITILPTFRPDKAMAVEDPKLFNQYITRLESASDVSVTTFEDFLEALRQRHDYFAAMGCKLSDHGLEQIYAEEYRTSDIRTIFDKIRAGNVLDMQEILQFKSAMLVYLAELDWEKGWTQQFHLGALRNNNSRKLRQLGPDTGWDSIGDFSQAAALARFLDRLDSTDKLAKTILYNLNPADNELMATMIGNFNDGSVAGKVQFGSGWWFLDQKEGMERQMNTLSNMGLISRFVGMLTDSRSFLSYPRHEYFRRILCNLFGNDIENGELPDDMEWIGQVVQNICYGNAKTFFGFSNEPVSLLV, encoded by the coding sequence ATGAAAAAACCCTTTCTGAACGACGACTTCCTATTGCAGACCGAAACGGCCCGGCAGCTTTATCATGAATTTGCCAAGTCGATGCCCATTATTGATTACCATTGCCATTTACCGCCCGATCAGATCGCCGAAAATCGTCAGTTTAATAACCTAACCCACATCTGGCTCTATGGCGATCATTATAAATGGCGGGCCATGCGCAGCAATGGTGTTGACGAAAGCTTCTGTACCGGCAACCAATCCGATTTCGCCAAGTTTCAGAAATGGGCCGAAACCGTTCCCTATACCGTTCGCAATCCGTTGTATCACTGGACGCATCTGGAGCTTCAACGGTATTTCGGTATCAATGAAATTCTGAATGGGAATAGCGCCCGTCGTATCTACGATATATGCAGCGAACAACTACAAACGCCCGAGTTTTCGGTGCGCAATCTGCTTCGGCGGATGAATGTGGAGACCGTTTGTACAACCGATGATCCGGTCGATTCGCTGGAATATCATCAACAGTTGCTGAACGAACGAATGGCAGGTGGTAGTTTCGAAATAACGATTCTGCCAACTTTCCGGCCCGATAAGGCAATGGCCGTTGAAGACCCAAAACTGTTCAATCAATACATTACCCGTCTGGAATCGGCCAGTGATGTGTCGGTTACCACGTTCGAAGATTTCCTGGAAGCCCTTCGGCAACGGCATGATTATTTTGCTGCCATGGGCTGCAAATTGTCGGACCATGGCCTTGAGCAGATTTATGCCGAAGAATACCGGACTTCCGACATTCGGACCATTTTCGATAAAATCCGGGCTGGCAACGTACTCGATATGCAGGAAATCCTGCAATTTAAATCGGCGATGCTCGTATATCTGGCCGAACTGGACTGGGAGAAGGGCTGGACACAGCAGTTTCATCTGGGTGCCCTACGCAATAATAACAGCCGCAAATTACGTCAGCTTGGTCCCGATACGGGCTGGGATAGCATTGGTGATTTTTCGCAGGCAGCAGCTCTGGCCCGGTTCCTCGACCGGCTCGACAGTACGGATAAGCTGGCCAAAACGATTTTATATAACCTCAATCCGGCCGATAATGAGCTGATGGCTACCATGATTGGCAATTTCAACGATGGGTCGGTGGCCGGAAAAGTCCAATTTGGCTCTGGCTGGTGGTTTCTGGATCAGAAAGAGGGTATGGAACGCCAGATGAATACTCTTTCGAATATGGGACTGATTAGCCGTTTTGTAGGAATGCTTACAGATTCACGCAGTTTTCTGTCTTATCCGCGTCACGAATACTTCCGTCGAATTCTGTGCAACCTATTCGGGAACGATATCGAAAATGGCGAACTACCCGACGATATGGAATGGATTGGTCAGGTTGTTCAGAACATCTGTTATGGTAACGCCAAGACATTTTTTGGCTTCAGTAACGAACCAGTCTCGTTGCTGGTCTGA